Proteins found in one Zea mays cultivar B73 chromosome 1, Zm-B73-REFERENCE-NAM-5.0, whole genome shotgun sequence genomic segment:
- the LOC100280583 gene encoding uncharacterized LOC100280583 precursor — protein MGFVSFVGRVLFVAAFLLSAYQEFNEFGADGGPAAKALRPKFNVFVKNVSAHLGVAVPHIELKHVIAATIGLKGLGSLLFILSSSLGAYLLLLYLALITPIIHDFYNYDMEKAEFAGLFAKFTQDLALIGALLFFLGMKNSIPKRQGGKKKAPKAKTN, from the exons ATGGGGTTCGTGTCCTTCGTCGGGAGGGTGCTCTTCGTCGCCGCTTTCCTCCTCTCCGCCTACCAGGA GTTTAATGAATTCGGTGCTGATGGTGGACCAGCAGCTAAGGCCCTTCGGCCCAAATTCAACGTGTTTGTCAAAAATGTATCTGCTCATCTGGGAGTAGCTGTGCCACACATTGAG TTGAAGCATGTGATTGCTGCTACAATTGGTCTTAAGGGTCTTGGAAGCCTCCTTTTTATTTTGAGCAGCTCTCTCGGTGCTTATCTCCTG CTGCTGTACCTTGCTTTGATCACTCCTATCATCCATGACTTCTACAACTACGATATGGAGAAGGCAGAATTTGCAGGCCTCTTTGCGAAGTTCACCCAG GATTTGGCGCTGATCGGAGCTCTGCTCTTCTTTCTGGGCATGAAGAACTCCATCCCGAAGCGGCAGGGCGgcaagaagaaggcccccaaggcGAAGACGAACTAG